A window of Pullulanibacillus sp. KACC 23026 genomic DNA:
TGATTTGAATATTTAGCCTTCCAAGTAACAATGTCTATACTAACATATTATGAAAAAATAGCAATAGGAAACTTAACGTTATTTGTAAAATGTTTAGGTTAAGTGGGGTAAGCAGTGTTAGCGGGGGTGGAGGGGACGGTTCGTTCTCTTATTTAGTATAGAGATCCGTCCCCTAAAATGAACCAACTTCTGTTTAGAATAGTTTTAATTCATCGAATTTTAACGTGTATAGTGAATGTTTCCATTTTTTATAATAAAATAGGTTTTTACGAGCGGAGGAGGGGCGATATGAAGATATTGAATACGACCATTAACCATTTTAAGCCGTATTGGAAAGCGCTGCTGATTGCATTTGTTTTTTCGTTAATTGGCGGGGCGTTTACCATACTGCCTTCCATTTTGGTTGGAAAATTAGTGGATGATGTGCTGCAGAAACGCGAGATGGCTTTCTTAATCTGGGTGGTAGGCGGTGTCCTTGTTGCCTATTTAGGAAAGTCGTTGTTTGAAACGCTACAAGAATTTGTCCAAGTGAAAATTGGATTAGATGTTATTACTGACATGCAATTGCGAGCCTTTAGAAAATTACATCGGGCTCCCATGTCTTTCTTTTCAAACACACCAAGAGGAGATCTGCTTTATCGCTTAACCCATGATGTTGAATCGATTCAGAATTTGAATAATACGGTTATTCCAAGAATCATTCAGCAAGTCATTAGCGCTATTGCCGCTTTTGCCAGTGTGTTCGTTTTATTTTGGCCGGCTGCGATTGTCATGTTTGTCGTCTTTGCGATTTATATTTTTCCATCCTTTAAATTAGGTAAAACGATGCGAATAAAAAGTCAAATTCAAAGAGACATGAGTGCAGATATGTACCAGCATTTGCAGGAAAGTATTGAAAGTGTTCGTTTAGTAAGAACTTATCAAACTCAGGATCAAGAGCTTGAAACTCAAGCAACAAAACTTTCGGATTGGAAACGTTTTTCGATTCGTGCTGCGCTGTTAGGAAAAGTGAATTGGCGTTTAGGAAACCTCTTTAATATTGCAGCACCGGGAATTGTGATGCTAATCGGCGGGATCGCCATTTGGAATCACCATATTACAGTCGGGACACTTGTTTCCTGTCTCAGCTTTATTACAATCATGTTCCAGCCTGTCCGATCTTTGGCCGAAAACGCCTTAACTATTCAACAGGCGATTCCGGCACTTCGGAGAATCTATGACTATTTTGATCTTCCAGATGAACATGCAGAAGGATTGCCTGAATTTGCTCAGGTGGTCGGAAAAATTGATTTGGAAAATATTTGGTTTACTTACCCTAATAGTGATAAGCAGATCTTAAAAGGGGTTTCCCTGTCACTGAAGCCCGGGCAGCATATCGGGATCGTTGGAACAAGTGGAGGAGGAAAAAGTACGCTTGTTCAAATTTTGCTCGGGTTGTATGAACCGCAGCAAGGATCGGTTCATATTGATGATCAAGATCTTTTTGCTTATAATCGCAATAGTTTTAGACAACAGGTCGGTGTTGTCTCACAGGAAACCTTTCTATTAAATAGTACGCTTCGGCAAAACCTTCTTTATGGAAAGGCAGATGCTTCGGCCGAAGAGCTTGATCGAGCAGTAGAGGCAGCTGGATTAAAGGAATTAATTGATTCCTTAGAAGATAACTATGAAACGGTCGTTGGAGAGAGAGGTTTGAAGCTCTCTGGAGGTCAAAGACAAAGAGTGGCACTTGCCCGAGCGATCCTTCGTCAACCGCCTGTCCTCATTTTTGATGAAGCCACCTCCTCCTTAGATGGCGAAACCGAAGAAAGAGTTCAGGCATCGCTTGAGCAGTTGATTCCAGGAAGAACGACCATCACGATTGCCCACCGTCTTGTCACAGTTAGAAAGGCCGATGTCATCATTCTTTTAGACAATGGAATGGTTGCTGAAAAAGGAACGCATGAAGAGCTTCTTTCATTAAAAGGACACTATTATCATTTATATAAAGCCCAATATACCGAGCTGGAAAAGGAGTTGATGGCGTGAGCACAACGTCTGTTTCTCCAAAAAAGAGCCGTGATGGAAGGCGCGTGTTAGCTTTTCTTAAACCTTATAAAAAATGGGTGATAGGTGATTCGTTTGTCATCGCGATCAGCCAAGTCTTCGCGTCAGTTATCCCAACACTTGCTCTAAGCTGGCTGGTCGATACGATTGTTCCCAGCCATAATCATAAGTGGCTTTGGGGATTGATGGGACTCCTTGTTTTATCCGGCATCTTTGATTTAATCATGATGATCATCGATGAGTATTTCTGCCATCAAACGGCTAAAACGGTTACGAATTGGCAGAAGCTTCGATTATTCCGTCATTTGCAATTATTGCCTTATTCGTTTTACCATCATAATTCAACGGGTGAAATGCTTGCCAGAGTTTCAGATGATCCTGATACGCTCCATAACTTTTTGGCTTGGGAAGGATCTACCTTTATGGCCAGTGTGCAGGGGGTCATCATCTACAGCATCGTTCTATTATATATTCATCCCTACCTGATGATTACAAGTGTGGTTCTCGGCGTGATTTTCTATTGGACATCTAATTATGTTGGAACGAGAACACGAGCAGCTTCAGCTGAGGCCAGAAGAGAAGCTTCCCGATATCTTGAAAGGCTAAGAGAATCGGTGACGGGTATTCACTTGTCTCGAGTAATGGGCGTTTCAGATCATGAGGTCGAGAGTGTTGTATCAATAAGGTCTTCGTTTGTGAAGCATTCAATTAAAGAACTAAAGGCGCGCATGCAGTCGGTCGTAGTCATTGCAAGCTACAATGGGTTTGCTCTCGCAGTTGTCTATTTCATTAGCACACTGCTGATTTGGCATCATGGTTTGTCGAGCGGGGAAATGCTGACAGCCGGCGGACTCGTGACGATTGCAGCGAATGAAATGCAGCGCTTGCTGCGAAACTGGCTCTCTGTCAGAAGAACAGGTCCAGCCCTTGATCGCTCTGACATTCTGCTTTCCGAAGAGCCGTCATTAGCGGAAACAAGTGCAGGTATTCAAGATGAGCGAGCCAATGGAAAGATAACGTTTCAGGAGGTTACTTTTTCGTATCCGGCAAAAGAAGAGCATGTCTTGACCGGCGTAACATTCACCATTCAACCAGGGGAAAAAGTGGCCTTAGTGGGACCGAGCGGATCAGGGAAATCGACTATTGTTGATTTATTGTTCAGATTTTACGAATCAGAACGGGGCTCTATTGAAGTCGATGATCGAAGTATTAAGGAATGGGATACCTCTTGGCTGCGTTCACAAATCGCAGTGGTGACACAGGATGTGATTCTGCGAAGCGGTACATTGGCTGATAATTTACGGATTGGTAAGGCTCTCGCAACAGATGAGGAATTAAAAAGAGCTCTTTATGACAGCGGCTTAGGGGAGTTGCTTGAAACGTTACCAAAGGGCTTGAACACACCAGTTGGAGAAAGGGGGAGTTTGCTCTCAGGCGGGCAGAAGCAGCGTTTGTCCCTTGCGAGAGCACTTCTGAAGGACGCTCCGATTCTCATTCTTGATGAAGCAAGCTCGGCTCTTGACCCGATTACTGAAACTCAAATAAATGAGGTCGTCCTTCAAAACGGGAAAAATCAAACCATTTTAATCATTTCCCACCGACTATCAACGGTGCTCTCTGCGGATAAAATCATTGTTTTAGAAAATGGAAAAATCGTCGAAGAAGGGACACATGCAGAGTTGCTTAACGACAGCAGCGGAGTCTATACGAGGCTGTTTGGAAGAGAAGTAGAAATTGGAGAAACCACGATTCATAACGCTGGAGTTAACCTTGTTTAATAGAAAAGGTTCAAAAGCCAACTGACCCGAACATTTTGATCAACAAATGACCTATATCTTGTTAGGTGATATGAAAGAAAGCATTCCAGAACTCGAGCGGTTAATTGAAGCGGTACTTAATTTGGTCAATCAGCATTATCCGTACTTGATCATAGATGCTTACCGTCAGAAGGCTCAATTTGTCAGACGAGAGAACTGAGATGACGAAAAATAGAGGCTGGGGCAGACGTATTTTACGAATAGAAAAAACCGAACTTATTCACAGCTTTTAACGTGATGAGTTCGGTTTTTCATTTGAAACGCTCCCTCAAAATACGTCGCTTTCCGCACTTAAAATCAGTGCCAAAAAAATCACGGGTCAAGTCTTATACTTGGGAAGAAGGGAGTTGCGGTGTTAGCATTTTATTCCCTCTTTAGGGGTTTTTCGGATAAAAAATAGGGGAATTCCCCGAATTACTTTCATTAATGAAGATGTTAAATTGTTCTTAGAAAGAATAAAACATTCCTTTTTTGGAGGTAAATTCATAATGAGAAATCATGAGGTCGTTATTCCTGAAAATCCAGTTTCACATTTCTTATTTGTGAGCACACGTTTTGCTTGGTTTTGGTTAATTGTTCGGTTGTATGTCGGCTACCAATGGCTCAGCGCCGGTTGGGGAAAGCTTCATGAAGACGTGTGGACAGGAGGAAAAGCAGGAGTAGCGTTAACCGGGTTTATTCAAGGAGCTCTTGTTAAATCAAAAGCAGTTCCAGGCAGTAATCCAGACGTAGCAGGCTGGTACGCCAACTTTCTAAAAGACGTCGTTTTGCCGCATGCCAAACTTTTTTCCTACTTGGTCTCTTACGGTGAATTTCTTGTTGGATTAGGACTCATAGTTGGACTTCTTACAGGTATCGCAGCCTTTTTTGGCGGTTTAATGAATGCGAGCTATTTATTTGCAGGGACGCTCAGTACGAACCCTATTCTCTTGATCTTAGGTATGATCTTAGTTCTCGCTTGGAAGGTCGCCGGCTGGTACGGACTTGACCGCTTTGCGCTTCCTTTCCTCGGCACCCCTTGGAAACGAAATGAACAAACACTAATTCTTCATAAAAACACGAAAGAAAATTAACTGAAAGAGAGAAGAGGCTGACTCAAAAGTCCTTGAAAAATGGACTGTTTGAGTTGGCTCTTCTTTTTTAATTTCAGGATAAAAAACGTCATTAAGAGCGATTTTATCATTTTCTGCTTCGTCATTTTCTAAATAGATGTCAATTAGGTGGTCAACTTATTGTTTTTTTAAAGGCATTCGTTACTTAGGCAACAAAGGGATTGATGAAAGCCTTATAATAAGAGCCTGCATTCCCTTTTTTCTTAAATTATGCTGTAATAAGATAGGAGACGATCATGAATTCATGACTTGCAGGATTCGATTGCAAAATTTTAGCGTTTAAATAAGAAGTGAGGTAAGAGGTTTGAAAAAGTTTAAGAAATTTTACTTGGAAATTACAAGTGTGTGTAATCTAGCCTGCTCATTTTGTCCACCGACTGAGCGAATGAGACAATTTATTTCAGTTGAGGATTTTTCAAAGCGATTGGATCAAATTAAACCTCATACGGACTTTATTAATCTGCATGTTAAGGGAGAACCGCTTCTCCATCCGAAAATAGATCAACTGCTTGATGTCAGCCATGAAAAAGGTTTTAAAGTAAATATTACAACGAATGGGACTCTGTTGGCTAAACGGAAGCACCAGTTATTAAATAAACCGGCATTGAGGCAGCTGAATTTTTCCCTTCATAGCTTTGATGGACATTCGGGACAACACCCTCATTTTGAGGAAAGAGAAGACTATGTTCGATCGATCTTAGAATTTGTCAAAGAAGCCACTAAAGAGTCTGAACTCATTGTTTCTTTTAGATTATGGAATTTGACACAGGATGACCAAACGAATCTGGAACGCAAGCGTAATCGGCAAATATTAGAGATCATTGAAAAGGAATTTAATCTCGATTTTAACATTGAAGAACGGCTCTCTCCAAGGCATGGAATTAAGCTTGCTGAAAGAATTTTTATTAATCAAGAATACGAATTTAAATGGCCAGCCCTACACGAAGAAGAGGATGATGGGAAAGGATTTTGCTATGGTTTGCGAAACCAGGCCGGGATCTTGACGAATGGAACTGTTGTCCCTTGTTGTTTGGATGGGGAAGGTGTGATCAACCTTGGTAATATCAATGAAACCTCTTTCTCTGAGATTATCGAAGGGGAGCGTGCTCAAAACCTTGTGGAGGGATTCTCTCGACGTGTGGCGGTAGAAGAACTCTGTCGAAAATGTGGGTACCGAAAGCGTTTTGGAAAATAGGGGGTCTTGAAGAATGGCTGACTTCTTTTAGGGAAATCTAAAAAGGGTTCGACTAGTATGGAAACTTGTTTTTATTCGGTAATTGCCAATTCCAATGGATGAAGTCTTGATGGAGGTCTCCCTTTGATTGTCAAACGACCGCTCGCAGCCATTCTTATAGTCCTCGTGATCCTGATATTTCAACACCCTTATTCAGCTTTGGCAGAAACACCTGTCCCGATTTTAGTGTACCATTCCATTGACACCTATAAAGGCCATGGAGATCGTGAGTTATTTGTCACACCTGATCATTTTGAAAGGCAAATGATCTATCTCAAGACTCATGGGTATACGCTTCTCACATTCGAGGACTGGGATCAGTTGAATCATGTTCAAAAACCTATATTCATAACCTTAGATGATGGTTATAAAAATAATGAAATAGTCTTGTCGATATTTAAAAAGTTGAAAGACAACTCGTTTAACCCGAAAGCGACCCTTTTTGTCATTGCCGATTTTATAGGAAGACCGAATCGATTAACAAAAGAGGATTTGCGAACTCTTTCCGACTCCGGTTATTTTTCCGTACAATCGCACACCTCTGATCACCCGGATTTGACCAAGATTCATAATTTAACCTATGAACTGGGGCATTCTAAAAAAGTCATAGAAGGCATTACCAGTAAACCGGTTTTGGCTTTATCCTACCCATATGGCGGCTACAATGAAACGGTCATTAAGGTGATGAAGACTTATTATCAATTCGGATTGACCACTGATCCTGGGTATGTGAACAAGCAACACTATAATCCTTATGAATTACCGCGAATTTATGTTAAAAATTCCACGACAATAGAGGCATTTGCTCACTCAATACTAAAGGATTAGGAGCAGAGCTGGAGTGACGCAGAGTTCAAAGCGATTAAGCTTTGGGCTCTTTTTGCATGAAACAAAAAGCTCGCGCTATGAAACCGATTCGCTACAACATTATTACAGTTACGTACTCTCTCTGTTAAATGTGACAATTATCATAGAATAACAGGCCATTAAATCTTTAAATAGATATAGGGAGATCTTTTATAGGTGGCTTTTTTTGTAAGGCTCTTTTCTAAAAGATTGTTGCTATTTAATAAAAAATAGGTGGAAATAGGCGAGACTCCTGCGGGAATAGCAATCCAGGTGAGACCCCGCAGGCGAATTATGCCGAGGAGGCTCACGGATTGCCCGCGGAAAGCGAGCTTATTGGAGCCTAAAAAAACAACAAAGTTTACGAAAACAACCTTTCGTAAAAAAATTTTAAGTACACCAAGGGTTAGCGTTAGAAACAAGTAAGTGACATAGAGGGTGTCTTGTAAGAAACTCAATTATTGATTGACTATATATATCGGACGTGATTACATGCTAACTATTTTTATAAATTTAATGGGTCAAACTTGGCTTGTATGTGCTCAAATTTTCTCAACTCGTGAGTTTGCGCAATTAGCCATTGAACGGCTTCTCCCTAATTTATCCACTTGGTTTATGATTGTAAGTCTTCCTGTTGGACTCGCGATTGACGCTACTTTCTTGCACTTTAGCCTATCGGTTGGGGTCATGGGAATATTATATGTGATGACTTTTGTTCTGAAATCAAAACCTTTGGAGCCTGTTGGTTTTGGACTATCTCTTTTACTATCCCTTTTAGGAATGGACCTTTACCAATACGGAATGACTGCTTATACATGGGAGAGTGCTTTTTTTCTTATTCTTTTCATGCTTATAACGACCTTTATTCTTACAAAAAAGAATAGGTTAATAGGGATTGTTTGGAGTCTTATGTTAAGTGCAGTGATGGAGTTACTAACGGGCTTCGTCTATCATTTTCGCTTGGATTGCCTCGCGGTGACTTTAATGACTGCTGTTATGTCTGGATTATATGTCACCTATCGTTCCTTACACGAAAAACAAGTGAAGGACACGAGTGAGGCTGTTTTATATGATTCTCTTACCAATGCGCTTACACGACGCGGCCTACAAGCATGGCTTGAGTCCAGCAGGTCGAGAGGAGACGATAAGGGAATTATTGTCTTTTGTGATTTAGATAATTTTAAGTGGATTAATGATACATGGGGACATGAAGCAGGCGATCAAGTTTTAATCGAATTTGTTAAAAGGATCAGTCACGGCTTAAGAACGTGCGATACCATTGCTCGTTTTGGCGGGGATGAATATCAACTTTGGCTGCCTATGAAGGAAATCGGTGCTGCTAAGGCGATCGTCGAAAGATTGCATGTTCTTGCGACACAAACCCCTTATAAAGTGACTCCAGATGAAACGGAATTAAAGATCGGTGTCTCGATGGGATGGACCTTTGGAGAGTTCACTCAAGAGAGAGCTAACGACGCGGATTTTGCTTTATTAGAGGCAAAGAGACTCGGTAAAAATCGGATCTGTGAATTATCCGATTCAGACACGACAACTCGAACCAAGTCATTTAGAGGAGATGAGGATCCTCATTTATATTGGCTGAAAAATATTGCCCAATCTCTGTGGAGTGATGCACACTATCCGTTTGTCTTAACGGATAAAACAGGACGGATTCTTTTCGCAAACAACGCCTATGAATTTCTTGTAGGAAAGTCGTTAGCCGAATTATTAGGAAATAAGCCGGGTATGAATAGTGCTATGAAGACACCTCCAGCTGTGTATTCAAACATGTGGTCTCATCTATCTAATGGTTTGCCATGGAGTGGTTGTTTATTAAATCGGAGAGAAGACGGTAATGAGTGGTGGGAGATTTCAGAGCTCTTTCCGATTAAACTTTCAGGACAAATCATTGGTTATTGGGGGTTGGTTCAAGAATTAACACAAGCTAAGTTTCCACCTTCTCCCATTCCAACCGATTATAACTATAAATGGCATGGCGACATTGATTGGGCTTTCCAACCGATTATTGATGTGAATGCCCATTCTACAATGGGTTATGAGGCGCTCGCTCGACCAAGGTGGGGAGAGGTCGATGTCATGCCAGATACCTTTTTTAAGATTGCTGAGAGTTTTAATTTTCGAATTAATGTTGATTGGGATTGCTTAGAGAGTTTATTAGACAAGCTTAAGACGATAGCCTGGCCAGAAGAGACACGGCTATTTGTGAATATTTATGCGGAAACCTTTAAAGATCAGAAACGATTAAAAGAGTGGTTAACCCGCTTCTTCAGCCAGCATCCAACCACAATATGTGTCCTTGAAATTTTAGAACGCGATGTCCACACGATTGAACGCAAGCAATGGAAGGACATTCAAAAAGAATTTCCATTGGTTGAGTTAGCTCAAGATGATTTTGGTAACGGGGAGCAAGATCTCATTCGATTGATTGAGACAAAGCCCAATTGGTTGAAGTTGGATCGAGAATGGGTTAATACCCTGTCCATTCATCCAGAAAGCCAATTCTTAATGTCTTCAATTGCTGCTTGGGTCAGAGCTGAGGGCATAAAGTTAATCATTGAAGGGATTGAAACGGGCGAACAATCGAAAGCCTATAAGGACATGGGGATTTACTATGAACAAGGTTATTATTGGAGTAAACCGATAAAGGATTTAGATCTTGCTACTTGTTCTGTTTGACTTGCGCCCCCTCATTGGTCAGAAGAACTAACTAGTGAGAAACTTAATATAAGCGGAACCTTATAAAGTGTGAGTTTCTTCACACTTTTTTTCTGATTGATTTGTTAAAGTGAAGTTGGAAATACTCATGATATTTAATAGTTTACATGTCACTTCTGCTAAAGGGGATTAGACTGATGAACGAAAAAGTGAACCGTGTTGTTATAATCGGAACAGGTGCGGTTGGATGCAGTTTCGCCTATTCTCTTATTAATCAAGGGGTTACAGAAGAGTTGGTCCTGGTTGATTTCAATACCAGAAAGGCAGAAGGTGAAGCCATGGATCTGAATCATGGCATGCCGTTTGCGCCTAAACCCGTTCGTGTCTGGAATGGTTCTTATGAGGATTGCAAGGAGGCAGATCTGGTCGTGATTACCGCTGGATTACCTCAAAAACCAGGTGAAACGCGTCTTCAATTAGTGGAGAAGAATACAAAGATTTTCAAAGATATTGTGAAACAGATCATGGACAGTGGGTTTAACGGGATTTTTCTCGTTGCCACGAATCCAGTGGATATCCTAACCTATGTGACATGGAAGGAATCAGGGCTTCCGAAAGAACGAGTGATCGGTTCAGGGACGGTATTAGATTCTTCCAGGCTTCGATATGAGGTCAGTCAATTAATAAAGGTAGATACACGTAATGTTCATGCTGTCATCATTGGTGAGCATGGGGATACGGAGCTTCCAGTTTGGAGTCATGCGACCATCGGTATTCAATCTCTTGAGGATAAAAAAGAGGTAACGAAGGATGCTTTAGAAGAAGTATTTGTCAATGTCCGAGATGCGGCTTACAACATTATTAACCG
This region includes:
- a CDS encoding ABC transporter ATP-binding protein — encoded protein: MKILNTTINHFKPYWKALLIAFVFSLIGGAFTILPSILVGKLVDDVLQKREMAFLIWVVGGVLVAYLGKSLFETLQEFVQVKIGLDVITDMQLRAFRKLHRAPMSFFSNTPRGDLLYRLTHDVESIQNLNNTVIPRIIQQVISAIAAFASVFVLFWPAAIVMFVVFAIYIFPSFKLGKTMRIKSQIQRDMSADMYQHLQESIESVRLVRTYQTQDQELETQATKLSDWKRFSIRAALLGKVNWRLGNLFNIAAPGIVMLIGGIAIWNHHITVGTLVSCLSFITIMFQPVRSLAENALTIQQAIPALRRIYDYFDLPDEHAEGLPEFAQVVGKIDLENIWFTYPNSDKQILKGVSLSLKPGQHIGIVGTSGGGKSTLVQILLGLYEPQQGSVHIDDQDLFAYNRNSFRQQVGVVSQETFLLNSTLRQNLLYGKADASAEELDRAVEAAGLKELIDSLEDNYETVVGERGLKLSGGQRQRVALARAILRQPPVLIFDEATSSLDGETEERVQASLEQLIPGRTTITIAHRLVTVRKADVIILLDNGMVAEKGTHEELLSLKGHYYHLYKAQYTELEKELMA
- a CDS encoding ABC transporter ATP-binding protein, which gives rise to MSTTSVSPKKSRDGRRVLAFLKPYKKWVIGDSFVIAISQVFASVIPTLALSWLVDTIVPSHNHKWLWGLMGLLVLSGIFDLIMMIIDEYFCHQTAKTVTNWQKLRLFRHLQLLPYSFYHHNSTGEMLARVSDDPDTLHNFLAWEGSTFMASVQGVIIYSIVLLYIHPYLMITSVVLGVIFYWTSNYVGTRTRAASAEARREASRYLERLRESVTGIHLSRVMGVSDHEVESVVSIRSSFVKHSIKELKARMQSVVVIASYNGFALAVVYFISTLLIWHHGLSSGEMLTAGGLVTIAANEMQRLLRNWLSVRRTGPALDRSDILLSEEPSLAETSAGIQDERANGKITFQEVTFSYPAKEEHVLTGVTFTIQPGEKVALVGPSGSGKSTIVDLLFRFYESERGSIEVDDRSIKEWDTSWLRSQIAVVTQDVILRSGTLADNLRIGKALATDEELKRALYDSGLGELLETLPKGLNTPVGERGSLLSGGQKQRLSLARALLKDAPILILDEASSALDPITETQINEVVLQNGKNQTILIISHRLSTVLSADKIIVLENGKIVEEGTHAELLNDSSGVYTRLFGREVEIGETTIHNAGVNLV
- a CDS encoding DoxX family protein, encoding MRNHEVVIPENPVSHFLFVSTRFAWFWLIVRLYVGYQWLSAGWGKLHEDVWTGGKAGVALTGFIQGALVKSKAVPGSNPDVAGWYANFLKDVVLPHAKLFSYLVSYGEFLVGLGLIVGLLTGIAAFFGGLMNASYLFAGTLSTNPILLILGMILVLAWKVAGWYGLDRFALPFLGTPWKRNEQTLILHKNTKEN
- a CDS encoding radical SAM/SPASM domain-containing protein, encoding MKKFKKFYLEITSVCNLACSFCPPTERMRQFISVEDFSKRLDQIKPHTDFINLHVKGEPLLHPKIDQLLDVSHEKGFKVNITTNGTLLAKRKHQLLNKPALRQLNFSLHSFDGHSGQHPHFEEREDYVRSILEFVKEATKESELIVSFRLWNLTQDDQTNLERKRNRQILEIIEKEFNLDFNIEERLSPRHGIKLAERIFINQEYEFKWPALHEEEDDGKGFCYGLRNQAGILTNGTVVPCCLDGEGVINLGNINETSFSEIIEGERAQNLVEGFSRRVAVEELCRKCGYRKRFGK
- a CDS encoding polysaccharide deacetylase family protein, whose translation is MIVKRPLAAILIVLVILIFQHPYSALAETPVPILVYHSIDTYKGHGDRELFVTPDHFERQMIYLKTHGYTLLTFEDWDQLNHVQKPIFITLDDGYKNNEIVLSIFKKLKDNSFNPKATLFVIADFIGRPNRLTKEDLRTLSDSGYFSVQSHTSDHPDLTKIHNLTYELGHSKKVIEGITSKPVLALSYPYGGYNETVIKVMKTYYQFGLTTDPGYVNKQHYNPYELPRIYVKNSTTIEAFAHSILKD
- a CDS encoding EAL domain-containing protein — encoded protein: MLTIFINLMGQTWLVCAQIFSTREFAQLAIERLLPNLSTWFMIVSLPVGLAIDATFLHFSLSVGVMGILYVMTFVLKSKPLEPVGFGLSLLLSLLGMDLYQYGMTAYTWESAFFLILFMLITTFILTKKNRLIGIVWSLMLSAVMELLTGFVYHFRLDCLAVTLMTAVMSGLYVTYRSLHEKQVKDTSEAVLYDSLTNALTRRGLQAWLESSRSRGDDKGIIVFCDLDNFKWINDTWGHEAGDQVLIEFVKRISHGLRTCDTIARFGGDEYQLWLPMKEIGAAKAIVERLHVLATQTPYKVTPDETELKIGVSMGWTFGEFTQERANDADFALLEAKRLGKNRICELSDSDTTTRTKSFRGDEDPHLYWLKNIAQSLWSDAHYPFVLTDKTGRILFANNAYEFLVGKSLAELLGNKPGMNSAMKTPPAVYSNMWSHLSNGLPWSGCLLNRREDGNEWWEISELFPIKLSGQIIGYWGLVQELTQAKFPPSPIPTDYNYKWHGDIDWAFQPIIDVNAHSTMGYEALARPRWGEVDVMPDTFFKIAESFNFRINVDWDCLESLLDKLKTIAWPEETRLFVNIYAETFKDQKRLKEWLTRFFSQHPTTICVLEILERDVHTIERKQWKDIQKEFPLVELAQDDFGNGEQDLIRLIETKPNWLKLDREWVNTLSIHPESQFLMSSIAAWVRAEGIKLIIEGIETGEQSKAYKDMGIYYEQGYYWSKPIKDLDLATCSV
- a CDS encoding L-lactate dehydrogenase, with the protein product MNEKVNRVVIIGTGAVGCSFAYSLINQGVTEELVLVDFNTRKAEGEAMDLNHGMPFAPKPVRVWNGSYEDCKEADLVVITAGLPQKPGETRLQLVEKNTKIFKDIVKQIMDSGFNGIFLVATNPVDILTYVTWKESGLPKERVIGSGTVLDSSRLRYEVSQLIKVDTRNVHAVIIGEHGDTELPVWSHATIGIQSLEDKKEVTKDALEEVFVNVRDAAYNIINRKGATFYGIGMSLVRITKAILFNENSLLTVSAYLEGQYGERDVYIGVPAIVNRSGVREIIELDLTPEEQEKFGHSVSVLKNTMKPIV